CACCGATGCGCCGACCAGTCCGAAGATCAGCGCGCGAATGAGGACGGTGCGGATCGGCGGCGAATGGATCGCATAGCGCGCACCCGCGACGATCGCGCGGTCCATCCGCTCGGGCGGGAGCCGCGAAGGAACCTGCGGGCGGCGCCAGAGGAAGAAGGAAAAGAGTAGCGGAATATAGCAGACCGCGTTCACCCCGAACGCGGCTTTCGCGCCGAGCACCATCACGATCACGCCGCCGATCGCGGGGCCGAAACTGCGCGCGACATTGTAGCTGATCGACCCCAGCGCGACGGCGGCGGGAAGCTGATCGGGCGTCACCTGCTCGCGGATCGAAGCCTGCCAGGCAGGCGCATAGAGCGCCACGCCCGCGCCGATCAGCGCACAGAAGCCGAGCAGCATCCACGGGCTGATGGCACCCGAATAGGCGAGCAGGGTGAGCGTGCCTGCGCTCGCCACGGCAAAGGCGAGCCCGGCCATCGCCACCTTGCGGCGATCGAACATGTCCGCGATAGCGCCGGCGGGCACTGCCACCAGCATCAGCGGCAGCATCAGCGCGGTCTGCACCAGCGCGACCATGTCCGCCGAATCATTGGTGAGCCGCGCCATTTCCCATGCCGCGCCGACACCGAGGATCAGCTGCCCGAAATTGGACAGCAGGCTGCTCGACCAGATGCGCCGGAACACCGGCTGACGCAGCGGTGCGAAGGCACCGATATCGGGCTTCGCCTCCACTGCGTCGGCGGCGTCAGTCGACATCGTCGACCTTTACCCAGCGGCGCGATTCGGACGAGCGGCGCGCCGCTTCGAGTACGCGCTCGACGGCCCATGCCTGCCCGAAATCGGGTGCGGGCGTTGCCGTGCCTTCGATCGCGCGAACCATGTTCTGCATCGAAATCGCCATGCCGTGCGATGCTTCGACCGGCACGTTGGGGGCGATATCGATCCCCTCGGGACGCATCAGCTCGTCGGGAATCTCGACCGGCTCGATCGTCCGCTCGCCCAGCTTGCCGGCATGAAGCGTGGTGCCGAGGCTGGTGGGAAAGCTCGGCGCGGACATCACCATGCGCCCGCCGCTGCCGAACAGATCGACATGGAACCCGCGCCCGACCGTGGCGCTCCACGAAATCTGGACCTGGAGCAGCATGCCGGTGCGGAAACGCACCAGCAGATTGGCGTAATCATTGTTCTGCGGCGTCACCGTCGATCCGTCGGGGAAGCGCCATTCCTTGAGCAGTTGCGAATCGTCGGCCATCACTTCGTCGACCTCGCCGAGCAGCGAAACGAGCATGTGCAGCATGTGGCTGCCCAGATTGCGCATCGCCGAAACGCCATGCCCGCCCTCTGCGAACCAGTTGTACGGGAAAGCCGGGTGCGGCGTGTTGAACAGCCCCAGATTGAAGATGCAGTTGCCGCCGAAGGGCTGACCGAGGAACCCGTCGTCGATCATCCGCTTGGCCATGCGCGGCGCGGGCAGCCATTGCGAATAGGCGTCGACGATCGCGACGCTTTCGCTGCCTTTCCACGCGCGATGCAGCGCCCGGGCGCGATCGACGTCCGCCGAAAAGGGAATGCCGTTATAGATGTGCTTCTTCGCCGCCAGCGCGGCGAGCACCATCGAATGGCGGATGCTGGGCCGGGTGCCGATGTCGATGATGTCGATATCGGGATCGGCGATCATTTCCTCCGCGTTCCAGAAGGCGCGGGGAAAGCCGAATCGCTCGGCTGCGGCCTCTGCCGTTTCCTGACGCGAGGTACAGATCGCCGTGACTTCGACCCCCGGCAATGCGCGCCACGCGGGAAGATGCGCGACCGCGCCCCAATTTGCACTGATGATGCCAACTTTCGGCACGAACCCCTCCTTAGCTACAGTATCGCCCGGCGATGAATCGCCGCCGCGCCGGCTCCTAATGAAAGGAAGCAGCCGCCAAGCCGATGCACCAGCAAAAAATGATCGGCAGGGCGATGCCTCCCGACGCGCCCTTGCTTGCAACCGGGCGCCCGGCCTTCGATAGCATTTCGAACGCAAATGCAGCACCGGTGCCGTAAAAAAATGCGCCACCGAACCGGAGGATGGAATGCCCGAAGCCTATATCATCGACGCCGTCCGCACGCCCCGCGCCATCGGCAAACCCGGCAAGGGCGCCTATTCGGGCATGCACCCCCAGCATCTCGCCGCCACGGTGCTGAAGGCGCTCAAGGACCGCAACGATATCGACACGAAGGATGTCGACGACGTGATCTGGGGCACCAGCGCGCAATTCGGGCTTCAGGGCGGCGATATGGGCCGCATGGCCGCGCTCGACGCGGGCTATGATCCGATGGTCAGCGGCGTGACGCTCGATCGCTTCTGCGGCAGCGGCCTGACCGCGACCAATTTCGCCGCGGGGCAGATCCTTTCGGGCATGGAAGACGTCGTCGTTTCCGGCGGCACCGAAATGATGTCGCATGTCACCAGCTATGGCATGGAGTTGCGCGCCGCGAAGCTGAACACGCCGGGCGGCCTGGGCACCGGCAACATGCGCCTGGCCGAGAAATATCCGCAGTCGAACCAGGGCGTGTGCGCCGATGCGATCGCCGCCATTGCGGGCATTACGCGCGCCGATCTGGATGCATTCGGCGTCGAAAGCCAGCGCCGCGCCGCTCTCGCGATGGCCGAGGGCCGGTTCGACAAGTCGCTGGTGCCGGTGATCGCCGACGACGGCACGGTGATCCTCGACAAGGAGCAATATCCGCGCCCGGGCACGACGATCGAGACGCTCGCCGAAATGAAGCCCGCATTCGAAGCGATCGCCGACATGCCATCGATGCCCGGCGGGCCGACTTTCCGTCAGCTGGTCAACAAGGTCTATCCCGATCTCGATATCCAGCCGCTCCACCATGTCGGCACGTCGTCCGGCGTGGTCGACGGCGCGGCTGCGCTGCTGCTCGCATCGAAGGACTATGCCGACAAACATGGCTGGAAACCGCGTGCGAAGATCGTCGCGATGGCCAATATGGGCGGCGACCCGACGCTGATGCTCGACGCACCGGTGCCGGCGGCAAAGAAAATCCTTGCGAAGGCAGGCCTTACCCCCGACGATATCGACCTGTGGGAAGTCAATGAGGCTTTCGCCGTGGTGGTGGAGAAATTCATCCGCGAGCTCGGCATCGACCGCGAGAAGATCAACGTCAACGGCGGCGCCATCGCGCTGGGCCATCCCATCGGGGCGACGGGCGCGGTGCTGATCGGCACGGTCGTCGACGAACTCGAGCGGCAAGGGCTGAAGCGCGGACTGATCACCATGTGCGCGGCGGGCGGCATGGCGCCGGCAATCATTATCGAGCGCGTGTAACACGCTTATCTGTGGGAGTGGTCGATTGGAGACCGAACTGGCACCGGCGCACATGGACAATCCCAAGCGTGTCGTCGCGCTCAAGCTGACGATCCTTGCCCGGCAGCTGGGGCGGCGGTTCGATCAGAGTGTCGAAAATCAGGGGCTCTCGCGGGCCAAGTTCGGCGTGATCGCCGTCGTGTCCCGCCATCCCGGCGCGACGCAGCGGCTGATCGCCGAGATACTCGAAGTCACCGAAGTCACCGCCGGGCGGCTGATCGAGCGCCTGTGCCAGGACGGCTATCTCGAACGCCGCGCCAATGAAGGCGACCGACGGGCGCATTGCGTCTATCTGACGCCTGCGGCGACGCCGGTGCTCGAACGGCTCGGCGAGATCGCATCGGAACAGGAAAACGAAGCGTTCGAAGGCATCAGCGAGGACGAGCTGGAAATGCTCGCCGGGCTGCTCGAACGGATGTCGGCCAATATCTCCGAAGCGCGCGAGGCCGAGCGCAACGCCGCCTGCGGATAAGCGATCGCGGAATATCGGCGCAGGAACCTTGGTCCCGCATGCGTGGCACTGCCGCGCCCGCAAAAGCGAAGGGCGGGCGCCGCCCCGGCAATTCGCCGGAGAGGCCCCCGCCCTTTACATGCTCCCCCGCGGAGCTGTGTGCGATCAGCGTGCGCGCGCGACGTCGGCGCGGCTCATGCTGGTGAGCAGCTTGCCGTCGGCTTCCGAAAGCGTTTCCGCCGGGATCACGACCTTCTTGCCGCGATACAGGATCTGGGCCGAGCCGTCTTCACCGACAGCATAGACCGAGCCCAGGCGACGGCCCGACGCATCATAGATCATCGTGCCTTCGGTGGCGGCGACGGCGGTGGTGGTTTCCTCGGTCGGCGTCGGATCCTGTGCCTGCGCGGCGGCGGGCGTGGCGACGGCGAGCGATGCGATAACGAGCGGCAGCAGCTTCTTCATGGGTCTTTCCTCCAGTTACTGGCAGGGCGGCCGAATCCGACTGCCCGCTAAATACTAAGCAAGGTTAGTATTGACGGAGCGAGTCGTCAAGACCTTTGCCGCACCGCAGCGAAAAAATTCCGGCATGCGCGGGCAGGCCGGAATCGTGGCAGACATTCGTTTCGAAAGCGCAAGAAGCTGTGATGCTGCGGCGCAATATAAAAAGAGCGGGCAGACCCAAAACAGAACGGTTGAGCGGCGACTCGCTAAGCCGGCTCAGTACTCTTTGCATAGTCACCGTCATCCCCGCGAAGGCGGGGATCCAGCTTCTTCTTCGAAAGGCAACGAGACTCAGCGAAAAGGCAGCTGGATTCCCGCCTTGGCGGGAATGACGAAGTGGATGTCCGAAAGTGTGTCTCTGGCCTCAGCGCGGCTGCATGCGGATGCCGCCGTCGAGCCGCACCGTTTCGCCGTTCATATAACCGTTGCGGATCATTTCGAGCGCGAGGCTGGCATATTCCTCCGGCGCGCCGAGCCGCTTGGGGAAGAGCACCGAGGCGCCGAGCGCGTCGAGCATCTGCTGCGGCGCGCGCTGCATCGGCGGCGTCGCGAAAATGCCCGGCTGGATCGTCAGCACGCGAATCGCCTCGCGCGAAAGATCGCGCGCGATCGGCAGCGTCATGCCGACAATGCCCGCCTTCGCCGCCGAATAGGCCGCCTGCCCCATCTGCCCGTCGGTCGCCGCCGCCGATGCGGTGTTCACCACCACGCCGCGTTCGCCGTCGATGGGATCGAGGGTCATCATGCCCGCTGCCGAGCGGGTGACGCAGCGGAAAGTGCCGACGGTGTTGAGCTTCAGCACCCATTCGAACTTGTCGGCCGGGAAGAATTTGATCTCGCCGGTTTCCTTGTCGCGCTTCACTGTCGGGATCGCGTTGCCGCCGCCCGCGCAAGTGACCAGCGCCCGCTCCTGCCCGTTGGCTTCGCGCGCCTTGGCGAAGGCGGCGTCGACGCTTTCGTCCGACAGCACGTCGCATTCGCAGAAGATCGCACCGGTTTCGGCGGCGGCGGCTTCCCCGCTTTCGGGATTGAGATCGAAGATCGCGACCTTGACGCCGGCTTCACGCAGCGCCTTCACGGTCGCCAGCCCGAGGCCCGAGGCACCGCCGGTAACGATGGCCGAAAGGGACGAATCGATGCGCATATGCTCTCCTGTCAGGCTATGATTTCCCGCCGGCGCCCGTCGCGGACTCACGGCTCTTGCTCCAGCCTTTGCAAAGCGCATGCGAAGCGGGCAAGCAAGGCGCGGGTGATATCGCCCTTGCGGTGCGGTTTACATCGTTGGCGCGATGCCCCTCGGGCGGTCCCTTGCCGCCCACCCCATTGGCTGTAGTAGGCCAATGAAGAAAGCCGCGCATGCGGCGCCAAAAATGGTTTGAGGATAATATGAAGCCAGGAACCAAGCTCAAGAGCAGCGTCTGCGACACCGAAGTGATGGTGATCCGCGCGGGCGAAGGCGAAGTCGCATGCGGCGGCGCGCCGATGGTCGAGACCAAGCCCGACACGCCCGGCGAAATCGACCCGGCCTTTGCCGAGGGCACCAAGATCGGCAAGCGCTATGTCGACGCCGACAACACGATCGAACTGCTGTGCGTGAAGGCGGGCAAGGGTTCGCTGTCGTACAACGGCGCGGCGCTCGCGCCCAAGGACGCCAAGCCGCTGCCTTCGTCGGACTGAGCCACGCCCCATGAACATCTCGCTGCTGCTGCAGATGGCCGCCGATGCGGCGCCGGATCGCGAAGCTTTGGTCTGCGAAGACCGCCGCTGGACCTATGACGCGCTGTGGAAGGCCGCGCAGGGCGCCGCGCGCAGCATGCGCGAAAGCGGCGCGACGCATATCGCGCTGCTCGACGAAAGCAGCGAAGCGGCGCCGATCGCGCTGTTCGGCGCGGCGCTGGCCGGCATTCCCTATGTGCCGCTCAACTATCGTCTGGCGGACGCGGATCTGGGCGCGCTGCTCGGCCGCATCGCCCCGGCCTATGTGATCGGCGACACCGATCGCGTGACGCGGCTGAACGGCGATGGCGGGCACACGCTGTTCGGCCGAATGGATTTCGTCGCCGAAGCGCAGGCCAAGGCGGACGGTCCCGAGCTGGAAGAGACCGAAGAGACGGTCGCGGTGCAGCTGTTCACCAGCGGCACCACGGCAGCGCCCAAGGCGGCGATCCTGCGCCATTCGAACCTGCTCGGCTATATCCTCGGCACCGTCGAATTCATGTCGGCGGACGAAAGCGAAGCAGCGCTGGTGAGCGTGCCGCCCTATCATATCGCGGGCATTTCGGCGCTGATGAGCTCGATCTATGCGATGCGCAAGATCGTGCTGCTTCCTGCCTTCGATCCCGATGTGTGGCTGAAGCTGATCGAGGACGAGCATG
This genomic interval from Sphingosinithalassobacter tenebrarum contains the following:
- a CDS encoding Gfo/Idh/MocA family protein, with amino-acid sequence MPKVGIISANWGAVAHLPAWRALPGVEVTAICTSRQETAEAAAERFGFPRAFWNAEEMIADPDIDIIDIGTRPSIRHSMVLAALAAKKHIYNGIPFSADVDRARALHRAWKGSESVAIVDAYSQWLPAPRMAKRMIDDGFLGQPFGGNCIFNLGLFNTPHPAFPYNWFAEGGHGVSAMRNLGSHMLHMLVSLLGEVDEVMADDSQLLKEWRFPDGSTVTPQNNDYANLLVRFRTGMLLQVQISWSATVGRGFHVDLFGSGGRMVMSAPSFPTSLGTTLHAGKLGERTIEPVEIPDELMRPEGIDIAPNVPVEASHGMAISMQNMVRAIEGTATPAPDFGQAWAVERVLEAARRSSESRRWVKVDDVD
- a CDS encoding acetyl-CoA C-acetyltransferase, producing the protein MPEAYIIDAVRTPRAIGKPGKGAYSGMHPQHLAATVLKALKDRNDIDTKDVDDVIWGTSAQFGLQGGDMGRMAALDAGYDPMVSGVTLDRFCGSGLTATNFAAGQILSGMEDVVVSGGTEMMSHVTSYGMELRAAKLNTPGGLGTGNMRLAEKYPQSNQGVCADAIAAIAGITRADLDAFGVESQRRAALAMAEGRFDKSLVPVIADDGTVILDKEQYPRPGTTIETLAEMKPAFEAIADMPSMPGGPTFRQLVNKVYPDLDIQPLHHVGTSSGVVDGAAALLLASKDYADKHGWKPRAKIVAMANMGGDPTLMLDAPVPAAKKILAKAGLTPDDIDLWEVNEAFAVVVEKFIRELGIDREKINVNGGAIALGHPIGATGAVLIGTVVDELERQGLKRGLITMCAAGGMAPAIIIERV
- a CDS encoding MarR family winged helix-turn-helix transcriptional regulator; amino-acid sequence: METELAPAHMDNPKRVVALKLTILARQLGRRFDQSVENQGLSRAKFGVIAVVSRHPGATQRLIAEILEVTEVTAGRLIERLCQDGYLERRANEGDRRAHCVYLTPAATPVLERLGEIASEQENEAFEGISEDELEMLAGLLERMSANISEAREAERNAACG
- a CDS encoding SDR family NAD(P)-dependent oxidoreductase, with the protein product MRIDSSLSAIVTGGASGLGLATVKALREAGVKVAIFDLNPESGEAAAAETGAIFCECDVLSDESVDAAFAKAREANGQERALVTCAGGGNAIPTVKRDKETGEIKFFPADKFEWVLKLNTVGTFRCVTRSAAGMMTLDPIDGERGVVVNTASAAATDGQMGQAAYSAAKAGIVGMTLPIARDLSREAIRVLTIQPGIFATPPMQRAPQQMLDALGASVLFPKRLGAPEEYASLALEMIRNGYMNGETVRLDGGIRMQPR